The Streptomyces sp. NBC_01244 genome contains a region encoding:
- a CDS encoding histidine phosphatase family protein gives MTREGTAVDGRAGGGTTSGNGRTSRKIVLWRHGQTSWNLERRFQGSTDIELTEAGVAQARRAARLLASLKPDAIVASDLMRAAATAAELAAITGLAVTHDEALRETYAGEWQGLTHDEILDKYGDQYAAWKRGEAVRRGGGELETEVADRAAPVVLEHADRLPPGGTLVVVSHGGTIRTTIGRLLGLDSYYWEGLGGLSNCCWSVLGEGARGWRLMEHNAGTLPEPVLGDDD, from the coding sequence GTGACCCGCGAAGGCACGGCCGTTGACGGCAGGGCCGGCGGCGGTACGACCAGCGGCAACGGCCGGACCAGCCGCAAGATCGTCCTGTGGCGGCACGGCCAGACCTCGTGGAACCTGGAGCGCCGCTTCCAGGGCTCCACGGACATCGAGCTGACCGAGGCCGGTGTGGCGCAGGCGCGCCGTGCCGCCCGGCTGCTCGCCTCGCTGAAGCCCGATGCCATCGTCGCCTCGGACCTGATGCGAGCCGCCGCCACGGCTGCCGAGCTGGCGGCAATTACGGGGCTGGCGGTGACGCACGACGAGGCGCTGCGCGAGACGTACGCCGGCGAATGGCAGGGCCTCACGCACGACGAGATCCTGGACAAGTACGGCGACCAGTACGCGGCGTGGAAGCGCGGCGAGGCGGTCCGCCGCGGTGGCGGCGAGCTGGAGACCGAGGTCGCCGACCGGGCCGCGCCGGTGGTGCTGGAACACGCCGACCGGCTGCCCCCCGGCGGCACGCTCGTGGTGGTCAGCCACGGCGGCACCATCCGTACGACGATCGGCCGCCTGCTGGGCCTGGACTCGTACTACTGGGAGGGCCTGGGCGGGCTCTCCAACTGCTGCTGGTCCGTCCTGGGCGAGGGCGCGCGAGGCTGGCGGCTGATGGAACACAACGCCGGCACGCTGCCCGAACCGGTGCTCGGCGACGACGACTGA
- the rsfS gene encoding ribosome silencing factor, which yields MTATDRSIELITAAAQAAADRLAHDIIAYDVSDVLSITDAFLLASAPNDRQVKSIVDEIEEKLLKELGAKPVRREGDRDARWILLDYIDIVVHVQHSEERVFYALERLWKDCPEIDLPEDAKLTKGKAEEHAALRAAQGDDELDGDLF from the coding sequence GTGACCGCCACGGACCGCTCCATCGAGCTCATCACCGCCGCCGCCCAGGCCGCGGCCGACCGGCTCGCGCACGACATCATCGCGTACGACGTCAGCGACGTGCTGTCGATCACCGACGCCTTCCTCCTCGCTTCGGCTCCCAACGACCGTCAGGTCAAGTCGATCGTCGACGAGATCGAGGAGAAGCTCCTGAAGGAGCTGGGCGCCAAGCCGGTGCGCCGCGAAGGCGACCGCGACGCCCGCTGGATCCTGCTCGACTACATCGACATCGTCGTCCACGTGCAGCACAGCGAGGAGCGCGTCTTCTACGCGCTGGAGCGCCTGTGGAAGGACTGCCCCGAGATCGACCTCCCCGAGGACGCCAAGCTCACCAAGGGCAAGGCCGAGGAGCACGCCGCGCTGCGCGCCGCGCAGGGCGACGACGAACTGGACGGTGATCTGTTCTGA